The genomic segment CGAATTAATCAACGAGCCTGTTCTATCCGATGTTAACGGTGTTTGGGGCGGACATCCTTCCCAGTCCAATTTCGTTGCGTACTGGAACTCGCTCAAAAACTTCCAAAATGCAATGATCTCCACAATCCGCAGTAAAGGGGCAGATAACGTTGTCTGGGCGGCGGGGCTCGGCTGGGATCAATACTATCAATTGTGCGCAGCGTACCCGCTGACGGATCCACTGAACAATATCGGTTATTCGGTCCATTGGTATCCAGGCTATGGTGCCAATGACAATTATGCGCTGTTACAGCAGCAGTGGGATACCAATATTAAGCCTTGCGCTGATAATTATCCAATCAATATTACAGAAACAACCTGGTTTAAAACACAACCCGGAGACTCCTCCTATTGGGAGCTGTTTAACGGCTCAAACGAAGGATTTGGCAAAAACACTAAAGCGATCTTCACAGCGGCAGGCAATGTGAGCATTGCCGTCCATATGAACGGATTTTTGCTGAATTCCGGCACGAGAAGCTCGTTCGCAGACCCGACAGCCGGTTTGCTGTATGATGGCAATACCGCCCGCGATGGCATGGCCCGCTTTATTTTTGAATGGTATTATGAACGGGCGCAGTTAAATCCCTGGAATGGTGTCTGGAATGGAGTGACGAATGGTGCGACGTACAAGCTTGTGAACCGTGCATCGGGCAAAATACTTGAGGTGCCGGGCGGGCAAAACACGAATGCGCTGCAGCTTCAACAGTGGACGGACAATAACACGACGGCTCAGCGCTGGGTCGTTACGGATCAAGGAACCTACAACAACTATTACGAATTGCGGAGCGTGAGCTCATCCGATAATAAAGTCATGGATGTTCGTAACGGAACAAAAAATAACGAGGAAGCGATTCAGCTTATGCAGAATCTCTCTAATACAGCACAACAGTTTCGATTGATCAAGCTGAGTAACGGATACTGGAGCATTCTTAACGTGAACAGCAACAAAGCAGTCGAAGTATTGGGATCCTCCACGGCAGATGGAGCGAAGATCCAACAAAATTTATACCGCGGCGATCTGAATCAGCAATGGCAGTTGGTTCAGATTAATTAGCTGAGCCTATTAGACAAAAACGCTGTGAAATTGGAAGGGCAAATCCATTACGGACTATGCCCTTTCTTTTGCTTAGTATGAGCTAATAGCAGGTTAAAATAGTATCATTAAGTTCACTTGCCTGATCTTAAGCACCTAGTTGCCGTCGCTCACCGAAGGATAATCTGCTCCCGACTAGGCCCTACAGATACCGTCGTGATCGCGACTCCGATCTCCGACTCGATGAATTCGACATACCCCCTTGCCGCTTCCGGTAAATCTTCCATTTTAGTCACCTGCGAGATATCGGACTTCCAGCCCGGAAGCCGCTTATATACAGGTTTGGCCGAGGATAACTTCTGTGGGAAGAGGAATTCGTCCGCGACCTCCCCCTCCGTCTCATATCCTACGCATATCGGTATCTCATCCAGGTAACCTAGAACATCCAAGTTGGTAAGGGCGACGGAGGTTGCGCCTTGGATCCTGCAGCCATAACGCGTCGCGACCGCATCAAACCATCCGACCCTTCGCGGCCGGCCTGTCACCACTCCATATTCGCCGGCATCTCCCCCGCGGCTTCGAAGCTTCTCGGCCTCCTCCCCCTCCAGCTCTGCAACGAAAGGACCGGCGCCGACGCAGCTGGAGTAAGCCTTAGTAACCGCAACTATCTTCTCGATCGCATACGGCGGAAGCCCTGCACCGACCGACGCGTATCCGGCAAGCGTAGATGAGGAAGTGGTGAACGGATAAATGCCGTGATCCGGATCACGCAGAGCCCCAAGCTGTCCCTCAAGCAAAATTCCTTCTCCATTTCGATATGCCTTATGCAACAACGATGTGGTGTCGCACAGGTAAGGCGCTATGGCTTCCGCCTGCTCGCTTAGCTTGGATAACCAGTCCTCCACCTTAATGCAAGACTGTCCGTAAAGATGCTCAAGCACAATGTTCTTGCTCTCCAATAAATGCTCCAACCGTTCACGAAGATGATCTTCAGCGAACAACTCGGAAATTTGAATTCCGAGCTTCGCGTATTTATCGGCATAGAAAGGAGCAATGCCGCGTTTGGTCGAACCGAAGCTGCGTGTTCCCAATCGATTTTCTTCAAGCTCATCGAGCATCCGATGCACTGGCAATACAATTTGAGCCCGCTCCGAAATACGTAATTGAGGACTCGGAATCCCTCTTACCGTTAAGGATTCCAATTCTTGCAGCAGCACATCGATATCCACCGCTACTCCCGGGCCGATAACGTTTACGACATTCGGATAGAAAACCCCTGAAGGAAGCATCCGCAGCGCGAATTTGCCGAAAGGGTTGATAATCGTATGCCCCGCGTTGCTCCCGCCTTGGTACCTCACCACATAGGAAGAATCGGCCGCCATCACGTCTGTCATTTTTCCCTTGCCCTCGTCTCCCCAATTCGCACCTACAATTGCTGTTATCGTCATATCCTTGACCTCCGACCCTAATTTGCTTACAGAGCTAATGATAATGGAAGTAAAGTGTATTAGAATAATAGATATTAGTTATATTAGGTATAAAGAGAGGTAATGGATATGCAAGTGAATCTGGAATGGTACCGTGTCTTTTATTGGATTGCTAGAACAGGAAGCTTATCGCGGGCCGCGGATCAGCTTCATATCACTCAACCGGCCGTCAGCCATACCATTAAACAGCTGGAGAGCACCCTTGGTGGGCAGCTGTTTTTCCGCACTCCCAAGGGAGCTACCTTGACCAAGGAAGGAGAAGTGCTTTTTCACTACCTGGAGCAGGCTTTCAATTTCGTTGACATCGGAGAAAAGGCCATAGCAGAGATGAACAACTTAAACAGCGGAGAAATCGCGATTGGAGCAAGCGACACGTTGTGCAAACACTACTTATTGCCTCATCTGGAGCAGTTCCATGCCCAGCACCCCGGAGTACGGATTCGAGTCACGAATCGGACGACTCCGGAGACGCTAGCGCTGCTAAAGGAAGGCAAAATCGACTTTGGCATCGTCAGCCTGCCCGCATCCGACAAACAAGTTGAGTTCCGTAAGAGCACGCCGATTCAGGACAGTCTTGTCGGGGGGATCAAATTTCGGGATTTGGCGGCTGACGGCCCGCTTTCCATTGAAGCCCTCAAGCAATATCCTCTCCTAATTCTTGAGTCGGGGGGCAGTACAAGAAGGTACCTGGATGACTATGCCGCTTTACATGGAGTAAAGCTGGAGCCTGAATTCGAACTGGGAAGCGTGGATCTTCTCGTTCAATTCGCTCGCAGCGGATTCGGCCTTGCTTTTGTCGTTCGAAATTATGTCCAAGAGGAGCTGCAGTCCGGCAAGCTCTTTGAAATATCATTGGATCCGCCGTTGCCCGAACGGCAAATCGGTATTGCAACGCTGCGAGGAGTCCCTCTGTCTTCGGCGACCCGGTCTTTTCTGGCGTTATTGCCTTGAAAGCCGTTCCAATCATCTGGCCGGGCCCTTCTGGAAGTAAATGTAACCGTCCCAACACCGCATCGTTCCTTTGATCCAGAACATTACAATATTTCGATATACCCTTCAGTTCCATGCACGCGAATGCGTTGCCCATCTTTTATTAGTTTGGTAGCACTTTCTACCCCAACAACTGCTGGCAAGCCATATTCACGCGCGATAACGGATCCATGGGTCATTAGTCCGCCCACTTCGGTGACTAGTCCTTTAATGGATACAAACAAAGGTGTCCAGCCAGGGTCAGTAAAGGACGTGACTAATATATCTCCATCTTCTAGAACCGCATCTTCCATCCTTAAGATGACACGTGCTCGCCCCTCAATCACTCCAGAAGAAACAGGCAAGCCTACCAAAGCTTCGGCTGGGAGATTTTCTCGTTCGTATTTACCCGAAAGCATTTCACCATCAGACGTAATAACTCGTGGTGGAGTTAGTTTTTCATAAATGTTGTACTCGTCCTTTCGTTTGCTGATGATCTGGTAATCCAGTTTTTTGGTGCGTACGACATCGCTAAGTTCGTCAAAAAAGAGATAATATACATCTTCTTTCTCATGAATAACGCCCGCTTGAACGAGTTGCTCGGCTTCTTTCAGTAAGGCTTGCTTATATACGAAGTAGCGACTAATCATGCCGTATTTTGGATATTCACGATACCCGATGAAATTTTGGATTAGACTAATCACTCGTTTGGTCTCTTCGGCTTTGCGATTGCCATCCGGTAATGCTTTCAAGCGATCCAATAACTCTCGTTCTTTTTCTAAAGCTTCCTGTCGTCCTTGCTCAAATTTCCGTTTGCCCTCATTAGGCTCAAAGTTTTTAATGTTACCTAGAATCATCGGGATAAGTGTCATTGGTTTTTCACTCCAACGCGTTTTCGTCATATCGATTTCTCCAGCACAGCGCATTCCGTATTTATGGAGATAAGCAGAGATAGCGTCTAGGGTTTCCTGTCCGCCTTTAAACGTAACGAGCTCATCCAAAAAGTTATCGTTTTTTACATGCTGTAAAAAATCAATGACTTCTGGAAAAGGGCGAATCACATCGGCGACATCCAATAGCGCCAGACCCATTTCCGAAGTAATATTGTTTGGAACAGATTGCGAAAGCGTATCTGCCACGTTTTTTTCACCTAACCACTCTTTCATTCTTTCATTAATCCATGCAGAAGCATCCATGGCAGTCATAAACACAGCCGAACTTTGTGGATCAAATAAAAATTTCTTTAATTGCTGGATATCTTCTAGAATAAAATCAAATAAAGCTGACCCTGTTTTCGTTTGGATGTTTTGTTTTAACTCTTCTATCGATGTTTGATTACGCTTAATCAAATCAGAAACGATGGTCGGATCGTTTTCGATTTGTGCTTGAAAATCCGAAGACGCTATACCTTCATGGCTATTACTGGTACTAGGCATTTTTTCACCATCATCTGGTGACGTTTTTATAAAACCTTCTCGCGCAACGATGGTCAAAAGTGCGTCTTTGATGAGTGGCTCGGATTTACCCAGTGCATCTATGATCATCTTTCTTCTGTCAGGCGAAGCCAAAGCAGGTGTGATATCAACAAATAGTCTTCCACCAGCTTTACGCATAGGTGCACGTGTCGTTAACAAGTAAAAAGACAATCCCAATGGTTTTATAGGGTCGGTCATCATTTGTTGGTGGCCGACAGATACATAGACGCGATTTTCTTGATCGTCCGCTTCAGGGATCGGGTATAAAGTAGTGATTGGCCGGCTCTGAACAATATAAAAGGTATCATGAGCCAAGCACCATTCGATATCTTGCGGGCAGCCGAAATGTTCTTCAATCTTTCTTCCTATGCGTGCTAGCTGTAAAATTTGTTGTTCAGTAAGGGTTTGCGCCTTTTGCTGATCAGGATCGATCTGCTGAGTCTCTGTTCCGCCTTCTTTTAGTCCATAGATAGCCCATTTTTTGGCTGCAATCTTCATATCAACGATTTTCTCTTCCTGTACTTTATAACTATCGGGAGATACCAACCCAGATACCAAAGCTTCTCCAAGTCCAAAACTGGCATCGATGGTTAGCCGCTTTCGGTTAGAATTAATCGGATCAGCAGTAAATAAAATCCCTGAAGCCTGTGGGAAAACCATTCTTTGAACAATAACGGATAAATAAACTTGGCTGTGGTCAAATCCATTTTGCATACGGTAGATCACCGCGCGATCCGTAAAGAGGGAAGCCCAACATTTGCTAATATGCTGCAAGATTGCTTCTTTGCCGATGACATTTAAGTAGGTATCTTGTTGGCCAGCAAAAGAGGCATGTGGCAAATCTTCAGCCGTCGCACTAGAACGTACTGCATAAGCATGTTTAACCCCAAACTCGGAGAGATAATGAGTAACTGCTTTTACAACATCGGCAGGAATGTCTGCTTCCATAATGATCTGTCGAATCATTCGGCTGATTTCACCAATTTGATCTCGATCCTCTACTGTTAGCATCATTAGTCGATTGAGCAAAGCATGGTACGTTTCGTTTTGTTCGATGACTGTTTGATATCCCGCCGTTGTAACACAAAATCCTTCTGGTACTCGTATTCCTTCTATTTTGGATAATTCCCCTAAATTCAACCCTTTTCCACCAACGAGCAACAGCTGCGTTTTATCCATTTCCTGAAAACCGAGAACCAAAGAACGCATACAACATCTCTCCTAACCATTAAATTGAAAAAAAAATCATTTGACACGAGTTCATCAACATAGTACAATTAAATTATAAGATGCGTTATTTATGTCAATTTAAATCACGAGAGTCGTATTCAGATTGTATCATCGTGTCTGTTTATATGCAATATGAAAGAACCTGATTAGACTAATCAGGTTCTTTTTGTGATTTCTCGCTATGATTTGTTGTATCAAAAAAAGTGGACATTTCCGTTTTCTAAAACGGATGTCCACTCTTTTTGTACGCATTCTTTCATTTTATTCTTCTATGACTATTAATATATGATTATTGATTTACCAATGAATATCTACGCCGCCTTCAACACGGATATCTTGTCCTGTTATCCATCTGCTATCTTCTGAGGCTAAAAATAAAATAACGGGGATCACATCTTCTTCTGGTATTCCAACTCTGTTGAAGGGACTGGATTTCGCCACTTCCGTCATTATGACATCATAAAGTTCTTTCGGAGAGTCATTTATTACCGTATCCGTTATCGCTATAGGACTGACATTGTTCACTCGAATATTATATTTTCCCCATTCAATCGCAACAGTACGGGTTAAAGCCCCAACAGCGCCTTTAGCTGCAGTATAAGATGCATATCCATCTAGACCTTGAACGGCCCTGCTTATAAAATTGATAATCGATCCCCCATTTTCTTTCATTAAAGGGAAACAAAGCTGCATCATCGTCCATGTTGCATATAGTTGTGTTTTTAATGAATGATCTAAATCCTCAATCGTTTGCTCTAAAAAAGGCACCATATAGTTCGAAGAAGTGGCCCCATTAATTAATACATCTACATGGCCAAATTTCTCTTGAATGCTCTGCACAAATTCCTTCATTTGCTCTTGTTCTTTTAAGTTTGTTACTATTGCTAATACATCTGTGCCTTCTGCCTCACACAGCTTTGCCGTTTCCTTTAATTTCTCTTCTTGAATATCACAAATGGCTAGTTTTGCCCCTTCTTTGGCAAAGCGGATCGCATTTTGTTTTCCAAGTCCTGCAGCTGCTCCAGTAATCACAACAACTTTATCTTTAAATTTCACTTGCTACACCTCCGAATGTTATGAAAAACAGATCCTGTGTCCATATAAAAAATGACACCTTTACTGTAACAAACTTCGAAGCGGTAACATTACAAGCTTGATGCTTTTTTATATCAGATTTGTACGTGAACTTTTAGATGGTGCAAAGTGGTGCAAATAAGAAATAGACCATTCTTCGCCAAGGAGATGGTCTATTTCTTTTCTGAAATTAAGCGTTTATCTTTGGTTAATATGTGCTTCAGCCTCAATCATGTTTGAGATTTAGGCTTGAGACGGTACTGATGGGGTGTGATTCTCATTTCTCTCCGGAATATATCGGTAAAATGGCTTTGTGAGCTGAAGCCGAGCTTTTGTCCAATATCGTTCAATGTCAGCGAAGTATGTTCGAGAAGCTGCATAGCCGCGGAAATCCTCTCCTTACGGATGCGATCAGAAAGCGTTTCTCCCGTCTCTCGTTTATATGCATGGGAAAGATGGCTTCGGCTAAAGTGCAGCGCCTCCGCGATTTCGCTGACAGTCAGCGAATCGTACAGATGTTCTTTAATATAATGATGACACTTTCGAACTAACGGTGAATAGCGTTTATCCTCTTGGGCAAGCGCGACTTTGCCGGCATACTCAAGGAAAACTTGTTGATGCAAATCTAATAAAGCTTGCACGGATTTGACCTGTTGCGCCTTAAGAATATAATTGCGGTAAATACCTGAAGCCTCCATATCCGACATTCCTCCGTCTACGGCAGAACGCACAATTTGAGGCCATAAAAATTGAACAACCATATAAGTAAAAGATAATTGATTGCTAAAAATCAGCTTTGTATAGGTTTGAAATTCGGGTGTACTCAGCTCTCTCTCAATTTGTTTGCGACGACCGCCGCGAACGCAATCTAATAAAAACGATAGGATGGAATTTCCTTTCAGTCTCGCATATTCATCAGAAATATCGGTTTGAAAGTCCATTGCAAGCGCCTCCTCATCAAATCACTGTTTCTATTCTACCAGAGAGTTGAGGAGGTTTTCATCTCAGAGAGTGTGACCATTCAAAGAGTAAGCGATTTCTAAGCCTGCTTTTTCTCAGCAGCATCTCCGTTAAGCTGTCGGTGCAGCCCCAATCTGTTGAAGCAACCCCAGCATATCGGGTTGGCCAAATTCTTCGACGATTTGTCCACCGGAAAATCGGTAGAAATTCATTGCCTGCACTTGGATCGTCTTCGTTGTTGGTGGGAAACCGTAGAAAGTGCCCAGATGTGTACCTCGCATGATGAAGCGTACAGCCACCTTATCCCCTTCGGCAACCATCTCCTCCAACGTCCACTTTATATCAGGGAAGCCACTTCGCATCATTCCGATGATCGCGAGATAGCCAGCTGGCCCCCGCATCGGCTCGGCCTGTCCGGGGACAAAGAAGATAGCATCCGGTGCAATAAGCTCTACAGCTAGCTTCTCGCTAGCTGTATTAATAAACTCAGTAAATCTGTGCATCTGATGTTTGTTAGTTTCAAATAACATGGTGAAACTCCTTTCTAGACTTCTATTGTTTTTAAGGCTTAGGGAAAGCTTCATTTTTCGAAACATGTATCATCGCATGAGGGAAACTTTTCTTGAAGTACTTTTCGACTCTGACATGGATATCCCCGCGGTACCAATCGGTCAGCCCATGTGCTGCAAATAATTCAGGCATTCCTAGCCGCTTTGAACGCTTTCCCATCGAACCGTCCCCTATATTCAGCGTATCAATCCATATACGATCCACTATGCCGTTCAGCAATTTAGGAAACTCAGGGGTAAACGGCAATACCGGTGAAATGGAGGCCTGCGCAGCTATTCCGGATTCATATATTTCTCTTATAGCTCTTAGGCGCAATTTGATCCCAGGCGCATACGGCGAAAAAATTTGCTTAATATCCTCTCGATCTGTTTCAATCGTCATGGATACCAGGACATCACAAGTCTCCTTTAATTTAAGTATCAAATCAAGATCCCTTGTAATGAGTGGGCTTCGTGTCTGGATTTGAAGCAGATCAGGCGGCGTTTCGAGCATCGCTTCCAAAATCCGTCGTGTAATAGCTGTCTTTCGTTCAATCGGTTGATAAGGATCAGTTGCCGAGGACATAAAGATCTTAATCGGTTTGTTTTTTTGACGCAGCTTGATGACTTCATTCCGGTAATTTTCAGCCGCATTTGTTTTGATCTCCACCCATTCTCCCCAAGGCGTCTCTTTAAACTTTTGAATCGGCATTTCTCTTACGTAACAATATCTGCATGAGAATGCGCAGCCGCTATACGGGTTTAAGGAATGGGTATATCCCGTATCTAAATAACCTGTGGCTTCACTTAAAATTTTCTTGGAAGTTATATCTTTCAATTCAATTGGCAATTAAATTCACATCCCTCTCTGTAAGATCAGGATTGAAACGCATGGAGGTATTCCGTGTAATCGTCGTCGCTGAACACATTAAAGATGATTTTCTCAAAATGGTGGGCATGCGTATTCAACCACTCATTGACGGTTTGGACAGCTATTCTGGACGCTTCTGGCTTAGGAAACCCAAACACCCCTGTCGAGATTGAGCAAAAAGCGACCGTTTTTATATCCTCTATTTCATTGGCCAGCTCCAGACAAGCTCGGTAACAAGCGGCTAACTCTGCCTTTTGCTGCTCTATCAATTCCGTTCCTTTGAATACTATCGGACCTACGGTGTGCAAAACAAACCTTGCGGGCAAATTATAACCTCTTGTGATTTTTGCTCCACCTGTAGCTTCTGGCTCGCCTTGATAAGCCATAATGATTTTGCAATCTTCCCTTAACTGCGGGCCTGCCGCACTGTGAATAGCATTATCAATACAAGCATGATATGGTTGAAAACAGCCCAACATATATTGATTCGCTGCATTGACGATTGCATCTGCACCAAGCCGTGTAATGTCGCCCTGCCATAAGCTGAATTTATCAGCTTGGCTAAAGCTGCACCGGGGTACCAAAGTTGAAACGCAATCTAAATGATCCACATCAACAGTCCCTTTTTCTTTTAATTCGGTTTGCAAAAGAGCGTCTAGCTTGCTTAAAAAGTCCGCTGCTAATGGTGCCGGTTCCCTGACCGTGAGAAGCCTCTTTAGTAAATTGCGTTTTTCCATATAATTAGAGGGAAGCTCCGTTTTCCGCACCTGCTGTTGTTCTTCCAGCAGCGTTTCTAATAAATCGTTTACCATTTCCTCTTTACGACAGAAATCATTTTGCGCTGGTATATAACGGTCGTTCAATTGGATGAGAGAAGCATACTCCATTAATGTTAGTTGCACCCTTTTACATCTCCCTCAACATGAATTTTATTTCATAACCGCTAATACAATCTCTTGCATATCTTCGGTAAATGTGATTGTTTTAGCATTTATTTCCTGCATGCCCTCTGGATGGTCTTTGTTCAGCCGAATTAAAATAGCCCTCTCATTATGATAAGTCATTGTTTCAAAAGGATAACGAATGATGCCCGGCGTATTAAAACCAACTCCCAATTCCAAAAAAACAATCTTCTTTTCTTCAGCATTCAATAAAAAATTTTTGTATGACGTATCCCGATCATGCCACTTGTCATCCTGCACAAAATACCGGTTCATTCTTAAATTAGGATCCATCTTTCCGCCGCAGACCGGACATTTAGGTACGAGCTCAGCTGGTATTTGACAATTAACGGTCTGCTGAATCATATCCTTAACGATTTGTTCATTATAATAAAGTTTGTTGTGGCAGCCTTTAGCACACTGTAGATAGCTGTAATTGCCTTGTATCTCAAATATGCGATCTGGCGGAAAGCCTCCCTTTTCAAACTGGCTTTCGACATTGGTCGTGATGACAAAATACGGCTTGTCTTGAACCAATCGAAATAAATCCTGGTAAAGCTTGGTCGCACCCGCTTCATAGCGGCTTAAACTGATATGCTTGGCCCAGTAAGCCCATTTCTCTTCCTCTGTTGCAAACGGATAAAAGCTGGACGTGTAAAGGTCAGTGAAGCCATACTTTTCAATAAAGGGGCCAAAATGGTCGGTAAAAGGTTTCCCGCTATATGCAATACCCGCAGCTGCCGATAAACCTGCCCCTCCGCCTAATAAAATGGTATCCGCTTCCTCCAACGCCGCTTTTGCTTTGTCCAAACGCGCACGATAACTGTCCATCATTTCGATCACTCCTCGGTTCTTACCAGAAATGAATTGCTCTTTAGAAAAACGGTTCAAAACGTTCCATCTCCCACTCATTCCCTAATATTCCTGACATGCATAGGATGCCATACTCTGACACGAGCGACAGCGAATGTTTCAATGTTGCCGTTCCTACTAGCTCCAAAATTTTATTTGCACCTTGCGGCGCAATAGCAAACAGCTTTTCGGTTAATGATTCATCATCAAGCAGTACATAATCTGCGCCAAATTGCTTTAAAAAATCTGCTTTGTTTTTATCTCGGGTAGTCGATATACCAGTTGCGCCAGCGGACTTGGCAAGCTGCATGGCTGCCATACCTACAGAACTGGTTCCTCCACGAATCAGCAATGTTTCACCCACGCTCAACCTTAGACATTCAAATAGCGAAGCATAAATAGTCCTTAGAATGATTGAAAAAATAATCGGATAGTTGCATCCATAAATTGACGCCCAATGTGACTCGCCCTTTATCCTCGAAAAGTCATCGTATAATAGCTGCGACGTTTTACGGGGATGCTAAGCGCCCATATTTAACACAAAAGTGCGCTTAAACCATTCATTCAAGCATTTAGTTTTATATAAAACTAAATCGCCAAAAAAATTAGAACTCGATTTTGCGA from the Paenibacillus sp. BIHB 4019 genome contains:
- a CDS encoding Sir2 family NAD-dependent protein deacetylase; translated protein: MNRFSKEQFISGKNRGVIEMMDSYRARLDKAKAALEEADTILLGGGAGLSAAAGIAYSGKPFTDHFGPFIEKYGFTDLYTSSFYPFATEEEKWAYWAKHISLSRYEAGATKLYQDLFRLVQDKPYFVITTNVESQFEKGGFPPDRIFEIQGNYSYLQCAKGCHNKLYYNEQIVKDMIQQTVNCQIPAELVPKCPVCGGKMDPNLRMNRYFVQDDKWHDRDTSYKNFLLNAEEKKIVFLELGVGFNTPGIIRYPFETMTYHNERAILIRLNKDHPEGMQEINAKTITFTEDMQEIVLAVMK
- a CDS encoding zinc-binding dehydrogenase, which codes for MGETLLIRGGTSSVGMAAMQLAKSAGATGISTTRDKNKADFLKQFGADYVLLDDESLTEKLFAIAPQGANKILELVGTATLKHSLSLVSEYGILCMSGILGNEWEMERFEPFF